A single Nocardioides bizhenqiangii DNA region contains:
- a CDS encoding DNA gyrase/topoisomerase IV subunit B: MSRVDSYPDRRSFNQEHAITDKTYNAAHLLVLEGLEAVRKRPGMYIGSTDTRGLMHCLWEIIDNGVDEALGGHARRVEVTLHPDDSVEVYDDGRGIPTDKEPKTGLPGVEVVATKLHAGGKFGGGSYNASGGLHGVGLSVVNALSSRMDIDVDRSPSQQGISFQRGIPGVFDGNGPKAAFQPKSGLSRKGKRVGKDRSGTRIRFWPDRQTFTKDARFELDGLVGRARQTAYIVPGLELVVRDLRGPELFEEKIRHDGGISEFAEALSHGEPVTDVIRITGTDTFTETVPMLDEQGHMTPQDVDRELTVDIAARWDTGYETEVRSFVNVIATPKGGTHVAGFEAALTKTFNDAMRASKALKVNDDDVIKDDILEGLTAIVTVRLAEPQFEGQTKEILGTPAVRASVRKVVAAQLKDFLTSTRRAEKAQARLLMEKVAGAAKTRIAARQHKETQRRKNALESSTLPAKLADCRASGADRSELFIVEGDSALGTAKLARNSEFQALLPIRGKILNVQKASIGDMLKNTECASIIQVVGAGSGRTFDLDAARYDRIIFMADADADGAHIRCLLATLFFKYMPQLVEKGRVYTAVPPLHRIEISNPRKGQDKYIYTYSDDELQRKLAELKKKNVRWKDPVQRYKGLGEMDADQLAETTMDPRHRTLRRLTVDDAEEAAQVFELLMGSEVAPRKEFIVQGAYEVDVEALDA, from the coding sequence GTGTCGCGGGTAGATTCTTACCCAGATCGCCGCAGTTTCAACCAGGAGCACGCCATCACCGACAAGACCTACAACGCCGCCCACCTGCTGGTCCTCGAGGGCCTCGAGGCCGTCCGCAAGCGGCCGGGCATGTACATCGGGTCCACCGACACCCGGGGCCTCATGCACTGCCTGTGGGAGATCATCGACAACGGCGTCGACGAGGCGCTCGGCGGTCACGCGCGCCGGGTCGAGGTGACGCTCCACCCCGACGACTCGGTCGAGGTCTACGACGACGGCCGCGGCATCCCGACCGACAAGGAGCCCAAGACGGGTCTGCCCGGCGTCGAGGTCGTGGCGACCAAGCTGCACGCCGGCGGAAAGTTTGGCGGCGGGTCCTACAACGCGTCCGGCGGTCTGCACGGCGTCGGGTTGTCGGTGGTCAACGCCCTCTCCTCACGCATGGACATCGACGTCGACCGGTCGCCGTCCCAGCAGGGCATCTCGTTCCAGCGCGGCATTCCCGGAGTGTTCGACGGCAACGGTCCGAAGGCGGCCTTCCAGCCGAAGTCAGGGCTCAGCCGCAAGGGCAAGCGGGTCGGCAAGGACCGGTCGGGCACCCGGATCAGGTTCTGGCCGGATCGCCAGACCTTCACCAAGGACGCCCGGTTCGAGCTCGACGGCCTGGTCGGGCGCGCCCGGCAGACGGCCTACATCGTGCCCGGCCTCGAGCTGGTCGTCCGCGACCTGCGCGGACCGGAGCTCTTCGAGGAGAAGATCCGCCACGACGGCGGCATCTCCGAGTTCGCCGAGGCGCTCAGCCACGGTGAGCCGGTCACCGACGTGATCCGGATCACCGGCACGGACACCTTCACCGAGACCGTTCCGATGCTCGACGAGCAGGGTCACATGACGCCCCAGGACGTCGACCGGGAGCTCACGGTCGACATCGCAGCCCGGTGGGACACCGGCTACGAGACGGAGGTCCGCTCGTTCGTCAACGTCATCGCGACCCCGAAGGGCGGCACCCACGTCGCGGGGTTCGAGGCAGCGCTGACCAAGACCTTCAACGACGCGATGCGCGCCTCGAAGGCGCTCAAGGTCAACGACGACGACGTGATCAAGGACGACATCCTCGAGGGCCTCACCGCGATCGTCACCGTCCGGCTCGCCGAGCCCCAGTTCGAGGGCCAGACCAAGGAGATCCTCGGCACTCCCGCCGTACGCGCGTCCGTGCGCAAGGTGGTCGCGGCCCAGCTGAAGGACTTCCTGACCTCGACGAGGCGTGCCGAGAAGGCCCAGGCGAGGCTGCTGATGGAGAAGGTCGCCGGCGCCGCCAAGACGCGGATCGCGGCTCGCCAGCACAAGGAGACCCAGCGCCGTAAGAACGCGCTCGAGTCCTCGACCCTGCCGGCCAAGCTCGCCGACTGCCGTGCGTCGGGCGCCGATCGCAGCGAGCTGTTCATCGTCGAGGGAGACTCGGCGCTCGGCACCGCCAAGCTGGCGCGCAACTCCGAGTTCCAGGCGCTGCTCCCGATCCGCGGCAAGATCCTCAACGTCCAGAAGGCGTCCATCGGCGACATGCTCAAGAACACCGAGTGCGCCTCGATCATCCAGGTCGTCGGCGCCGGCTCCGGCCGCACGTTCGACCTCGACGCCGCCCGCTACGACCGGATCATCTTCATGGCCGACGCCGATGCCGACGGCGCCCACATCCGGTGCCTGCTGGCGACCCTGTTCTTCAAGTACATGCCGCAGCTCGTGGAGAAGGGCCGGGTCTACACCGCGGTGCCGCCGCTCCACCGGATCGAGATCTCCAACCCGCGCAAGGGGCAGGACAAGTACATCTACACCTACTCCGACGACGAGCTGCAGCGGAAGCTGGCGGAGCTGAAGAAGAAGAACGTGCGGTGGAAGGACCCGGTCCAGCGCTACAAGGGCCTGGGTGAGATGGACGCCGACCAGCTGGCCGAGACGACCATGGACCCGCGGCACCGCACCCTGCGCCGGCTGACCGTCGACGACGCGGAGGAGGCGGCCCAGGTGTTCGAGCTGTTGATGGGTTCCGAGGTCGCCCCGCGCAAGGAGTTCATCGTCCAGGGCGCCTACGAGGTCGACGTCGAGGCCCTCGACGCGTAG
- a CDS encoding helix-turn-helix domain-containing protein: MPARDDIDRISQAQSRLAARSDGAAHAEAGAIWTPFLALTTTPAWQKDKTRSAVLSNLVALVLYGEAEDIVTLDSLIRSIGAERTAAIQGELDELLGLGPDLPITTAALRLLGDVAQLRERLARTGLSAAKVSAIVTRTHHQTFWLLLAGAEDLPRTPTIRTTDQLMDLIHHGNARRWRAALLPLIDSPWGPYGTHILRLVKEAELDVIAEVLEECRKVYRHRQEQRERDAIAREIRRLVAISGLTQRQFASLIGTSPSRLSTYVNGRVIPSAAMLLRIRRVAHAQRQSG; the protein is encoded by the coding sequence ATGCCCGCGCGGGACGACATCGATCGGATCAGCCAGGCGCAGTCCCGTCTCGCAGCTCGATCCGACGGTGCAGCACACGCCGAAGCGGGCGCGATCTGGACCCCTTTCCTCGCCCTGACGACGACTCCGGCCTGGCAGAAGGACAAGACCCGGAGTGCCGTGCTCAGCAACCTCGTCGCCCTGGTCCTGTACGGCGAGGCCGAGGACATCGTGACCCTCGACTCGCTGATCCGGTCGATCGGTGCGGAGCGGACCGCGGCGATCCAGGGCGAGCTCGACGAGCTGCTCGGCCTCGGCCCCGACCTTCCGATCACCACCGCCGCGCTGCGCCTGCTCGGCGACGTCGCGCAGCTCCGCGAGCGGCTCGCGCGCACCGGCCTGTCTGCGGCCAAGGTCTCGGCGATCGTCACGCGCACCCACCACCAGACGTTCTGGCTGCTGCTCGCCGGCGCCGAGGACCTGCCCCGGACGCCCACGATCCGGACCACCGACCAGCTGATGGACCTGATCCACCACGGAAACGCCCGCCGCTGGCGGGCAGCCCTGCTGCCGCTGATCGACAGCCCCTGGGGGCCGTACGGCACGCACATCCTCCGGCTCGTCAAGGAAGCCGAGCTCGACGTGATCGCGGAGGTCCTCGAGGAGTGCCGGAAGGTCTACCGACACCGCCAGGAGCAGCGGGAGCGTGACGCCATCGCGCGCGAGATCCGGCGACTGGTCGCCATCAGCGGACTCACCCAGCGCCAGTTCGCCTCCCTGATCGGGACCTCGCCCTCCCGGCTCTCGACCTACGTCAACGGTCGGGTGATCCCGTCCGCCGCCATGTTGCTGCGGATCCGGCGCGTCGCCCACGCGCAGCGTCAGTCGGGCTGA
- a CDS encoding beta-class carbonic anhydrase: MGNFDDLLAANRDFAVDFDLRGFDGVAHAGLAIVTCMDSRIDPLRMIGLKPGDAKIFRNPGARVTEAALEALVLGVHLLEVDRIMVVPHTRCAVATSSEGELRARVSASAGQDASWQAFHVIEDQAQALAEDVQKVRSHPLIPDTVEVGGFLYDVDTGLLTQKV, translated from the coding sequence ATGGGCAACTTCGACGACCTGCTGGCCGCCAACCGGGACTTCGCGGTCGACTTCGATCTTCGCGGGTTCGACGGTGTCGCGCACGCCGGACTGGCGATCGTCACCTGCATGGACTCGCGGATCGACCCGTTGCGGATGATCGGGCTCAAGCCCGGCGACGCGAAGATCTTCCGCAACCCCGGCGCCCGGGTCACCGAGGCGGCGCTGGAGGCCCTGGTCCTCGGCGTCCACCTGCTCGAGGTCGACCGGATCATGGTGGTGCCGCACACCCGGTGCGCCGTCGCCACCAGCTCCGAGGGCGAGCTCCGCGCACGAGTGTCCGCGTCGGCCGGGCAGGACGCCTCGTGGCAGGCCTTCCACGTGATCGAGGACCAGGCCCAGGCGCTCGCCGAGGACGTCCAGAAGGTGCGGTCGCACCCCCTGATCCCGGACACGGTCGAGGTCGGCGGTTTCCTCTACGACGTCGACACCGGTCTGCTCACGCAGAAGGTCTGA
- a CDS encoding MFS transporter has product MTGPDPMMGLDRRSRLLLGFCAAAVAFAAIDTYVVVLALPEMMAAVDIPVDELQRAAPIVSGFLLGYVAMLPLIGRIADLRGQVPVLAASLAVFAVGSLLTAISYDLTTMVIGRFLQGAGGGGLVPATMALVAALYPVERRGLPLGIVSGVQEIGSVLGPLFGALVLSFGTWRTIFAINLAVGVLLVVAVRILWRQPIPHPGVAEAAKRRTDLLGWVAAVVLLAAGFLVFLQPAELKRDLTWGQLFIPYVDGGSRWVTPVGVIAVGAAVILALRCVFARHPLVDVRGWFRSAQEADLVGATLLAVALGGIVLAFASADPEVAVFNPKGGWFLLGAGLAAAAFVVHLVRADAPIIPRAAMAAVPAWGSLLVSFLVGWALIAALVDIPLFARTTTHRDSQLGAALVLLRFLAALPVGAVVGGYLVRRLPAGVITAVGMLLAAGGFFWMAQWDATSLDGFASNVPLIVGGLGFGLALAPVNAAILSTTTHDTHGLASALVVVARMVGMLVGISVLTTWGLHQLHREHERNPDLGLVDLAIVQEQSVFTGAAVAAVLAAALALVLFRRAPTRGLDTAEVLRTGG; this is encoded by the coding sequence ATGACGGGGCCCGACCCGATGATGGGGCTGGACAGGCGGTCCCGCCTGCTGCTCGGCTTCTGCGCGGCCGCCGTCGCGTTCGCCGCGATCGACACCTATGTCGTGGTGCTGGCGCTGCCGGAGATGATGGCGGCGGTCGACATCCCGGTCGACGAGCTCCAGCGCGCCGCGCCGATCGTCTCCGGCTTCCTGCTCGGCTACGTGGCGATGCTCCCGCTCATCGGACGGATCGCCGACCTCCGCGGCCAGGTCCCGGTGCTCGCGGCGTCGCTCGCCGTGTTCGCGGTCGGCTCCCTCCTCACGGCGATCTCCTACGACCTCACGACGATGGTGATCGGCAGGTTCCTCCAGGGCGCCGGCGGCGGCGGCCTGGTGCCGGCCACGATGGCGCTCGTCGCCGCCCTCTACCCCGTGGAGCGGCGCGGTCTGCCGCTCGGGATCGTGTCGGGCGTCCAGGAGATCGGCAGCGTGCTCGGTCCGCTCTTCGGTGCCCTGGTGCTCTCGTTCGGGACCTGGCGCACCATCTTCGCGATCAACCTCGCGGTCGGTGTGCTTCTGGTCGTGGCCGTCCGTATCCTGTGGCGCCAGCCCATTCCGCACCCTGGGGTTGCGGAGGCGGCAAAGCGTAGGACCGATCTGCTCGGTTGGGTCGCGGCCGTCGTGCTCCTGGCGGCCGGATTCCTCGTCTTCCTCCAGCCCGCGGAGCTCAAGCGGGACCTGACCTGGGGCCAGCTCTTCATCCCGTACGTCGACGGAGGCAGCCGCTGGGTGACGCCGGTCGGCGTCATCGCCGTCGGCGCAGCGGTGATCCTCGCCCTCCGGTGCGTCTTCGCCCGCCACCCGCTCGTGGACGTCCGCGGCTGGTTCCGTTCCGCACAGGAGGCCGACCTGGTCGGAGCCACCCTGTTGGCGGTGGCGCTCGGCGGCATCGTCCTCGCCTTCGCGAGTGCCGACCCCGAGGTGGCCGTGTTCAACCCGAAGGGCGGCTGGTTCCTCCTCGGCGCCGGCCTCGCGGCGGCGGCGTTCGTCGTGCACCTGGTCCGAGCCGACGCACCGATCATCCCCCGCGCCGCGATGGCCGCGGTGCCGGCGTGGGGCTCGCTCCTGGTGAGCTTCCTCGTCGGGTGGGCGCTGATCGCCGCCCTGGTCGACATCCCGCTCTTCGCGCGCACGACCACCCACCGCGACTCCCAGCTGGGTGCGGCCCTGGTCCTGCTCCGGTTCCTCGCCGCGCTGCCTGTCGGGGCCGTCGTCGGTGGCTACCTCGTCCGGCGACTGCCGGCCGGGGTCATCACCGCGGTCGGGATGCTGCTGGCGGCCGGTGGGTTCTTCTGGATGGCCCAGTGGGACGCGACCAGCCTCGACGGGTTCGCGTCCAACGTGCCGCTGATCGTGGGCGGGCTCGGGTTCGGCCTCGCGCTGGCGCCCGTGAACGCGGCGATCCTGTCCACCACGACCCACGACACGCACGGGCTCGCGAGCGCGCTGGTCGTGGTCGCGCGGATGGTCGGCATGCTGGTCGGCATCTCCGTGCTCACCACCTGGGGTCTGCACCAGCTGCACCGAGAGCACGAGAGGAACCCCGACCTCGGGCTGGTCGACCTTGCGATCGTGCAGGAGCAGTCGGTCTTCACCGGGGCGGCGGTGGCGGCGGTGCTCGCCGCCGCGCTCGCCCTCGTGCTGTTCCGGCGGGCACCCACCCGAGGCCTGGACACGGCGGAGGTCCTCCGAACCGGAGGATAA
- a CDS encoding LppX_LprAFG lipoprotein, whose amino-acid sequence MTLAHPLRRLAAAALVGALSVVSVAACSGGDDPVTDNKDLDDDGDGEVSPEEVMAAAKAKLDETTGVEITLSTDDEPDDGDFLASAAGTLIADPPSFEGEVAGRVMGTDASDIAVISADGNLYVEVPVVGWQELDPDEFCAPDPGMLLDPDNGVSPILTETEDLEEGESELGGDDNDETVTPFTGTLPGDAVRNILPCAEGDDFDATYRIDADGYLTEAELTGEFFAGMDEITYVIEVQDYGVEQEITAP is encoded by the coding sequence ATGACGCTTGCGCATCCCCTCCGTCGTCTGGCCGCGGCCGCCCTCGTCGGGGCCCTGAGCGTGGTCTCGGTCGCCGCCTGCTCCGGCGGCGACGACCCGGTCACCGACAACAAGGACCTCGACGACGACGGCGACGGGGAGGTCTCGCCCGAGGAGGTGATGGCCGCCGCGAAGGCCAAGCTCGACGAGACGACCGGTGTCGAGATCACCCTCAGCACCGACGACGAGCCCGACGATGGCGACTTCCTGGCGTCGGCCGCGGGCACCCTCATCGCCGACCCGCCGTCGTTCGAGGGCGAGGTCGCCGGCCGGGTCATGGGCACCGACGCGAGCGACATCGCCGTCATCTCCGCGGACGGCAACCTCTACGTCGAGGTGCCGGTCGTTGGCTGGCAGGAGCTCGACCCCGACGAGTTCTGCGCCCCCGACCCCGGCATGCTGCTCGACCCCGACAACGGGGTCTCCCCCATCCTGACCGAGACAGAGGACCTGGAGGAGGGCGAGAGCGAGCTCGGCGGCGACGACAACGACGAGACGGTGACGCCGTTCACGGGCACCTTGCCGGGCGACGCCGTGCGCAACATCCTCCCCTGCGCCGAGGGCGACGACTTCGACGCCACCTACCGGATCGACGCGGACGGCTACCTCACCGAGGCCGAGCTCACCGGCGAGTTCTTCGCGGGCATGGACGAGATCACCTACGTGATCGAGGTGCAGGACTACGGCGTCGAGCAGGAGATCACGGCTCCCTGA
- a CDS encoding DNA gyrase/topoisomerase IV subunit A: protein MARRTTKQDLPDDFEEHILDTDIRDEMESSFLEYAYSVIYSRALPDARDGLKPVQRRILYTLNDMGIRPDRGHVKCARVVGEVMGRLHPHGDGAIYDALVRMAQPWAMRLPMVDGHGNFGSPGGDDPPAAMRYTECRMAPPAAVMTESIDEDTVDFRPNYDSREMEPSVLPSAIPNLVVNGTTGIAVGMATNMAPHNLVEVVQALRHLIKHPGTDVDGLMRFIPGPDLPTGGKIVGLDGIRDAYLTGRGTFRMRATARVETVGRRKGIVVTELPYGVGTEKVVERIKVLVQGKKLQGIADLKDLTDRSHGLRLVIEVKNGFVPEALLEQLYRQTPMEDTFGINNVALVDGQPRTLGLKEMLTVFLDHRYDVVRRRSEFRRNKKAERLHLVDGLLIALLDIDEVIQVIRTSDDSAAAKERLISVFDLSQAQADYILEMQLRRLTRFSRIELEKEQETLRREIEELEAILADEGLLKRVVSDELGEVAKTFGTPRRTVLLQSAGTGAVTASAAPLEVPDDPCFALLSSTGLLARTNSAEPVGTGGARANHDVVVSAVRTTARGEIGVLTSAGRLLRLGVLDLPAIPPSANESNLQGGVPLSELLSLGAGERALALCTLATDGPGLALGTRQGVVKRVNPEVLGRDEWDVIRLAEGDEVVGAIELRTGEEELCFVTSDAQLLHYPASGVRPQGRSGGGMAGVRVTTGERVVWFGALDLPSYDDGAVLVTASGSSTALPGTEPGAVKVTDFAEYPPKGRATGGVRCHRFLKGDDALVFAWAGPTPARAAAASGAPVDLPPATGRRDGSGVPGSQPLAACAGPLAAVLTAAVSG from the coding sequence ATGGCACGGCGTACCACGAAGCAGGACCTTCCGGACGACTTCGAGGAGCACATCCTCGACACCGACATCCGCGACGAGATGGAGTCGTCGTTCCTCGAGTACGCCTACTCCGTCATCTACTCCCGCGCGCTGCCGGACGCGCGCGACGGCCTCAAGCCGGTGCAGCGCCGGATCCTCTACACGCTCAACGACATGGGCATCCGGCCCGATCGCGGCCACGTCAAGTGCGCCCGGGTCGTCGGTGAGGTGATGGGTCGGCTGCACCCCCACGGTGACGGCGCGATCTACGACGCCCTGGTGCGGATGGCGCAGCCGTGGGCGATGCGGCTCCCGATGGTCGACGGCCACGGCAACTTCGGCTCCCCCGGCGGCGACGACCCGCCGGCAGCCATGCGGTACACGGAGTGTCGGATGGCACCGCCGGCCGCGGTCATGACCGAGTCGATCGACGAGGACACCGTCGACTTCCGGCCCAACTACGACAGCCGCGAGATGGAGCCGTCGGTGCTGCCCTCGGCGATCCCCAACCTGGTCGTCAACGGGACCACCGGCATCGCGGTCGGCATGGCCACCAACATGGCGCCGCACAACTTGGTGGAGGTGGTGCAGGCGCTGCGCCACCTGATCAAGCACCCGGGCACCGACGTCGACGGCCTGATGCGCTTCATCCCCGGCCCCGACCTCCCGACCGGCGGCAAGATCGTCGGGCTCGACGGGATCCGCGACGCCTACCTGACCGGCCGCGGCACCTTCCGCATGCGCGCGACCGCTCGCGTCGAGACCGTCGGCCGACGCAAGGGCATCGTCGTCACCGAGCTGCCCTACGGCGTCGGCACCGAGAAGGTCGTCGAGCGGATCAAGGTCCTCGTCCAGGGCAAGAAGCTGCAGGGCATCGCCGACCTGAAGGACCTCACCGACCGCTCACACGGCCTGCGGCTGGTGATCGAGGTCAAGAACGGCTTCGTGCCCGAGGCGCTGCTCGAGCAGCTCTACCGGCAGACGCCGATGGAGGACACCTTCGGCATCAACAACGTCGCGCTCGTCGACGGCCAGCCGCGCACGCTGGGCCTCAAGGAGATGCTCACGGTCTTCCTCGACCACCGCTACGACGTCGTACGCCGCCGCTCGGAGTTCCGCCGCAACAAGAAGGCCGAGCGGCTGCACCTGGTCGACGGACTGCTGATCGCGCTCCTCGACATCGACGAGGTGATCCAGGTGATCCGCACCAGCGACGACTCGGCGGCTGCGAAGGAGCGGCTGATCTCGGTCTTCGACCTGTCGCAGGCCCAGGCGGACTACATCCTCGAGATGCAGCTGCGCCGGCTCACCCGGTTCTCCCGGATCGAGCTCGAGAAGGAGCAGGAGACGCTCCGCCGGGAGATCGAGGAGCTGGAAGCGATCCTCGCCGACGAGGGCCTCCTCAAGCGGGTCGTCAGCGACGAGCTGGGCGAGGTCGCCAAGACGTTCGGTACGCCGCGCCGCACCGTGCTCCTCCAGTCGGCCGGCACCGGCGCGGTGACCGCGTCCGCCGCGCCCCTCGAGGTGCCCGACGACCCCTGCTTCGCGCTGCTCTCGTCCACCGGCCTCCTCGCCCGCACCAACAGCGCCGAGCCGGTCGGAACCGGCGGCGCCCGCGCCAACCACGACGTGGTCGTCTCCGCTGTCCGCACGACCGCGCGCGGAGAGATCGGCGTCCTCACGTCGGCGGGTCGCCTCCTCCGTCTCGGCGTGCTCGACCTGCCGGCCATCCCGCCGTCGGCCAACGAGTCCAACCTCCAGGGCGGGGTCCCGCTGTCCGAGCTGCTCTCGCTCGGCGCCGGTGAGCGCGCGCTCGCGCTGTGCACCCTCGCCACCGACGGGCCGGGCCTCGCGCTCGGCACCCGCCAGGGCGTGGTCAAGCGGGTCAACCCCGAGGTGCTGGGGAGGGACGAGTGGGACGTCATCCGTCTCGCCGAGGGCGACGAGGTCGTCGGCGCGATCGAGCTGCGCACCGGCGAGGAGGAGCTCTGCTTCGTGACCTCCGACGCCCAGCTGCTCCACTACCCCGCGTCCGGGGTCCGCCCGCAGGGCCGTTCGGGCGGCGGCATGGCAGGCGTCCGCGTGACCACCGGCGAGCGGGTGGTCTGGTTCGGGGCCCTCGACCTCCCGTCGTACGACGACGGCGCGGTGCTGGTCACCGCCTCCGGCTCGTCCACCGCGCTCCCCGGCACCGAGCCCGGCGCGGTCAAGGTGACCGACTTCGCCGAGTACCCGCCCAAGGGCCGGGCCACCGGCGGTGTCCGCTGCCACCGGTTCCTCAAGGGCGACGACGCCCTCGTCTTCGCCTGGGCCGGCCCCACACCGGCCCGCGCAGCGGCCGCCAGCGGCGCACCGGTCGACCTGCCACCCGCGACCGGACGACGTGACGGCTCGGGCGTCCCCGGCAGCCAGCCACTGGCCGCGTGCGCCGGACCGCTCGCGGCGGTGCTCACCGCGGCTGTGTCAGGGTGA
- a CDS encoding HNH endonuclease signature motif containing protein, whose translation MTSLPQTAHPIVGAVATARDALKTVRDVQPTFMAPAQKQAAVLELDALEATLAELRLRVLASAADAAEEAGARDVGAWTAQLTRADVSSARADARLAEALDRRWTQVAAGMADGKVSLAQARVIAHALEALPADLDPRLVLDAEAQMVAYCAEFNPTELRRLGRYLLEVVAPDIAEAELAKRLEGEERRAREKTSLRSRLIGEGLARTTIVHPVLDRDRLLTYLEAFTSPRKHHDALSGEEDRIPYPRRLGQAFCALLEHLDPTKLPQHGGDATTVMVTIGLDSLRAELGAGSIIGGEPLSATQVRRLACNADIIPVVLGGNGEILDLGRTRRLFSPAQRKAMRLRDQRCRSEGCTVPAAWTEAHHLKPWATGGNTDLDDGILHCNYHHHLAHDPNHTTERLPNGDIRYHRRT comes from the coding sequence ATGACCAGCCTGCCGCAGACCGCCCACCCGATCGTGGGTGCGGTCGCGACGGCCCGGGACGCGTTGAAGACCGTCCGCGACGTGCAGCCGACGTTCATGGCACCGGCCCAGAAGCAGGCCGCGGTCCTCGAGCTCGACGCGCTGGAGGCGACGCTGGCCGAGCTGCGGCTCCGGGTGCTTGCGAGTGCCGCCGATGCCGCCGAGGAGGCCGGTGCCCGCGACGTCGGTGCCTGGACCGCGCAGCTGACCCGCGCCGATGTGTCGTCAGCCCGGGCCGATGCGCGGTTGGCCGAGGCCCTGGACCGCCGGTGGACCCAGGTCGCGGCCGGGATGGCCGACGGCAAGGTCTCGCTTGCCCAAGCCAGAGTCATCGCCCACGCGTTGGAGGCGCTGCCCGCCGATCTGGACCCCCGCCTGGTCCTGGACGCGGAGGCGCAGATGGTCGCCTACTGCGCGGAGTTCAACCCCACCGAGCTCCGCCGGCTCGGCCGCTACCTCCTCGAGGTCGTCGCCCCGGACATCGCCGAGGCCGAGCTGGCCAAACGGCTCGAGGGTGAGGAGCGCCGGGCGCGGGAGAAGACCAGCCTGCGATCCCGGCTGATCGGCGAGGGCCTGGCCCGGACCACCATCGTCCACCCCGTCCTGGACCGAGACCGGCTGCTGACCTACCTCGAAGCCTTCACCTCACCCCGCAAACACCACGACGCCCTCAGCGGGGAGGAGGACCGGATCCCCTACCCCCGCCGCCTCGGCCAAGCCTTCTGCGCCCTCCTCGAACACCTCGACCCGACCAAGCTCCCCCAACACGGTGGCGATGCGACCACGGTGATGGTCACCATCGGCCTCGACTCCCTCCGCGCCGAACTGGGCGCCGGCAGCATCATCGGCGGCGAACCCCTCTCCGCCACCCAAGTCCGGCGACTGGCGTGCAACGCGGACATCATCCCCGTCGTCCTCGGCGGGAACGGCGAGATCCTCGACCTCGGCCGCACCCGGCGGTTGTTCTCACCCGCCCAACGCAAAGCCATGCGGCTACGCGACCAACGCTGCCGGAGCGAGGGCTGCACCGTCCCCGCCGCCTGGACCGAAGCCCACCACCTCAAACCCTGGGCCACCGGCGGGAACACCGACCTCGACGACGGCATCCTCCACTGCAACTACCACCACCACCTCGCCCACGACCCCAACCACACCACCGAACGACTCCCCAACGGCGACATCCGCTACCACCGCCGCACCTAA
- a CDS encoding DUF4304 domain-containing protein, which yields MTAQDALKSALREVLSPVARDHGYKGSSPNWRKSSAAGDWAIVNVQSSSSSSARSLSCVINLAFAPEPWLRWHRSRRAHMPKAIPESLGLYRQRLGPVSGPTSSRGWWEVVDAESAGAVVTDMCAQLDRAGWPVLDEMFSREALKTRLEEGDLGFIKRAHFEYLFSDAEALLLMDSGMSDELESRLDSAMSHVPREKRDSTLQFVAWVRSQAVRGHG from the coding sequence GTGACTGCCCAGGACGCCCTCAAGTCCGCCCTTCGTGAGGTCCTGAGTCCGGTTGCCCGTGACCACGGCTACAAGGGGTCGTCCCCCAACTGGCGCAAGTCGTCTGCTGCCGGCGACTGGGCAATAGTCAATGTTCAGTCTTCATCATCGAGTAGCGCCCGCAGTTTGTCCTGCGTCATCAATCTCGCCTTCGCTCCAGAGCCGTGGCTCAGGTGGCACCGATCCCGGCGCGCCCACATGCCGAAAGCAATACCTGAGTCTCTCGGCCTCTACCGGCAGCGCCTCGGGCCAGTCTCAGGACCCACTAGCTCCAGAGGTTGGTGGGAGGTCGTCGACGCCGAGTCGGCCGGAGCTGTCGTCACGGACATGTGCGCCCAGTTGGACCGCGCTGGATGGCCGGTACTGGACGAGATGTTCTCTCGAGAAGCACTGAAGACTCGGCTCGAGGAGGGCGACCTCGGGTTCATCAAACGTGCGCACTTCGAGTACCTCTTCTCGGACGCGGAAGCACTCCTACTCATGGACTCCGGCATGTCAGACGAGTTGGAGTCGCGGCTCGACTCGGCAATGAGCCACGTACCGCGCGAGAAGCGAGACAGTACCCTTCAGTTCGTCGCGTGGGTGCGCTCGCAGGCGGTACGCGGACACGGGTAG
- a CDS encoding VOC family protein, protein MPSVRTHLWFGNDKAVEAANFYAENIPDSAVNRVFTARTDPDSPVAEVVEFTVAGHEVVGLNAGPEFHLDEAFSFYLRVDGQQEVDHYWAILTADGGEAGACGWCKDRYGVSWQVIPRELEELSGDYSTEANRRVCQAMLKMGKIDVAELQAAYDAA, encoded by the coding sequence ATGCCATCGGTACGCACCCACCTGTGGTTCGGGAACGACAAGGCCGTCGAGGCGGCGAACTTCTACGCGGAGAACATTCCGGACTCGGCCGTCAACCGGGTCTTCACGGCACGAACCGACCCCGACAGCCCGGTCGCCGAGGTCGTCGAGTTCACGGTGGCCGGGCACGAGGTCGTCGGGCTCAACGCGGGGCCGGAGTTCCACCTCGACGAGGCGTTCTCGTTCTATCTCCGTGTCGACGGACAGCAGGAGGTCGACCACTACTGGGCGATCCTCACTGCCGACGGCGGCGAGGCGGGCGCGTGCGGCTGGTGCAAGGACAGGTACGGCGTGTCCTGGCAGGTCATCCCACGCGAGCTGGAGGAGCTCTCCGGCGACTACAGCACCGAGGCCAACCGGCGGGTCTGCCAGGCGATGCTGAAGATGGGCAAGATCGACGTCGCCGAGCTCCAGGCCGCCTATGACGCCGCCTGA